A window of the Cheilinus undulatus linkage group 21, ASM1832078v1, whole genome shotgun sequence genome harbors these coding sequences:
- the slc25a19 gene encoding mitochondrial thiamine pyrophosphate carrier, translating into MVGYDPSAQGAALTPEEAALAGSAAGMVTRALISPFDVIKIRFQLQIERVSRQKPEGKYWSLFQASRCIYSEEGLSAFWKGHIPAQLLSISFGAVQFASFEFLTEVVHKTTQYDSRTAGVHFVCGGLAACSATVVCQPLDTLRTRFAAQGEPKVYRNLRHAVSTMCRSEGVLTFFRGLSPTLMAVFPYAGLQFFTYNIFKKLLAPSSDAGKSGGNLRSLICGSGAGMISKTITYPFDLFKKRLQVGGFEAARVHFGQVRTYRGLVDCVLQIAKEEGLRGFFKGLSPSLVKAALSTGFTFFWYEFFLNAMRNYKEQQNTKGRLVKDSQER; encoded by the exons ATGGTGGGCTATGACCCCTCAGCTCAGGGTGCTGCCCTCACCCCAGAAGAGGCCGCCCTGGCTGGGTCAGCTGCAGGGATGGTGACCCGAGCTCTCATCAGCCCCTTTGACGTAATTAAAATCAGATTCCAG CTGCAGATTGAGCGAGTGTCCAGACAGAAGCCTGAGGGGAAGTATTGGAGTTTATTTCAGGCTTCCCGCTGCATTTATTCAGAGGAGGGACTCTCTGCTTTCTGGAAGGGCCACATCCCAGCACAGCTGCTCTCCATCAGCTTCGGAGCTGTCCAG TTTGCCAGTTTTGAGTTCCTGACCGAGGTCGTGCACAAAACAACGCAGTACGACAGCCGGACAGCTGGAGTTCACTTTGTGTGCGGCGGTCTGGCTGCCTGCTCTGCCACGGTGGTCTGCCAGCCTCTGGACACGCTGCGGACACGCTTTGCTGCTCAGGGGGAACCCAAG GTATACAGAAATCTGCGACATGCTGTGTCTACGATGTGCCGCTCAGAAGGTGTACTCACTTTTTTCCGCGGTCTGTCTCCGACTCTGATGGCTGTGTTTCCATACGCAGGGCTGCAGTTTTTCACCtacaacatctttaaaaaacttttagCTCCATCATCTGACGCTGGGAAGTCTGGAG GAAACCTGAGAAGTCTGATCTGTGGCAGTGGAGCCGGAATGATCAGCAAAACCATCACGTATCCCTTCGACCTCTTCAAGAAGCGGCTGCAGGTTGGCGGCTTTGAGGCGGCCAGAGTTCACTTTGGGCAG GTGCGGACTTACAGAGGTCTGGTAGACTGCGTGCTTCAGATAGCCAAAGAGGAGGGTCTCCGCGGTTTCTTTAAAGGCCTCTCGCCGAGCCTCGTTAAAGCCGCCCTGTCCACAGGCTTCACCTTTTTCTGGTATGAGTTTTTTCTAAATGCCATGCGTAACTACAAGGAGCAACAGAACACGAAAGGAAGACTCGTCAAAGACTCGCAGGAAAGATAA
- the mrps7 gene encoding 28S ribosomal protein S7, mitochondrial, whose amino-acid sequence MAATIAGLLKPWTPRVILVRWSRYDPYYLEPEVRKEVYTRPESELTAEEKEGRQLKALRPIKAATNSVTSSVFDDPVISKFTNMMMKHGDKVLAQEILRETLEDIKRKQVEKYHKAPQGKKEEIECSPYAIFHQAIDNCKPVVGLASIQKGGKYYQVPIPLSENRRRFLAMKWMITECRENKHRRTQMYEKLSQELLAAYTKEGNVMKKKHEMHKMAEANRAYAHYRWW is encoded by the exons ATGGCTGCTACCATCGCAGGATTATTAAAACCTTGGACACCAAg AGTAATCCTGGTGAGATGGAGCAGATACGACCCTTACTATCTGGAGCCAGAGGTCAGGAAAGAGGTGTACACCAGGCCAGAATCAGAGCtgacagctgaagagaaagAGGGGCGGCAGCTCAAAGCACTCCGACCCATCAAGGCTGCGACTAACAGTGTCACCAGCTCTGTTTTTGACGACCCGGTCATCAG TAAATTCACCAACATGATGATGAAACACGGAgacaaggttttggcccaagAGATCTTGAGAGaa ACTCTGGAGGACATAAAGAGAAAGCAGGTGGAGAAATACCACAAGGCTCCACAGGGGAAGAAGGAGGAGATCGAGTGTAGCCCCTACGCCATTTTCCACCAAGCTATCGACAACTGTAAGCCAGTCGTTGGTCTGGCGAGTATTCAGAAGGGTGGAAAGTATTACCAG GTGCCCATCCCTCTTTCAGAAAACAGGCGGCGCTTCCTCGCCATGAAGTGGATGATCACAGAGTGCAGGGAGAACAAGCACAGACGCACGCAAATGTATGAAAAACTCTCCCAGGAGCTTTTGGCAGCTTACACGAAGGAGGGCAACGTTATGAAGAAGAAGCATGAGATGCACAAGATGGCTGAAGCCAACAGGGCGTACGCTCACTACCGCTGGTGGTAG
- the LOC121503543 gene encoding MIF4G domain-containing protein B-like — protein sequence MENSSEDYRIQAFDMDTQILLKTALKDPSSVNLEKVSNIIMDQSLKDQVFSKEAGRICYTIVQAEAKQNNGNVFRRNLLNRLQQEFKDREETRGRSLQEWVCYVTFICNIFDYLKVNNMPMVALVHPVYDCLMRLAQPDALMNEEEVDCLVLQLHRIGEQLEKMNTQRMDELFFLLRDGFLLQEGLTSMARLLLLEILEFRAGGWMLSSTAHKYYYSEIAD from the exons ATGGAGAACTCCTCTGAAGACTACAGGATCCAGGCTTTTGACATGGACACGCAGATTTTGCTGAAAACAGCCTTGAAAG ATCCAAGCTCAGTCAACCTGGAGAAGGTGTCCAACATCATCATGGATCAGTCTCTAAAGGACCAGGTGTTCAGCAAAGAGGCCGGGCGTATCTGCTACACCATCGTTCAG gctgAGGCCAAGCAGAACAACGGGAATGTGTTCAGGAGAAACCTGCTGAACCGGCTCCAGCAGGAGTTCAAGGACCGTGAGGAGACAAGGGGGCGCTCGCTGCAGGAGTGGGTGTGCTACGTCACGTTTATCTGTAACATCTTCGACTACCTCAAA GTGAACAACATGCCGATGGTGGCTCTGGTCCATCCTGTGTATGACTGTCTGATGAGACTAGCTCAACCAGATGCTTTAATGAATGAAGAGGAG GTGGACTGTCTTGTCCTGCAGCTGCATCGTATCGGAGAGCAGCTGGAGAAGATGAACACCCAGCGCATGGACGAGCTGTTCTTCCTGCTGCGGGACGGCTTCCTGCTCCAGGAGGGCCTCACCTCCATGGCccgtctgctgctgctggagatcCTGGAGTTCAGAGCCGGAGGCTGGATGCTCAGCAGCACTGCCCACAAATACTACTACAGCGAAATCGCAGACTAA